One window of the Lipingzhangella halophila genome contains the following:
- a CDS encoding TIGR02678 family protein has product MTLRDHTREQRDAEIRRAARALLREPLLRNQGRTVDDFRLVRQQAPELREWFDRNTGWSLHVDAETARLRKLPGDSADPTHPARETTGARLPFTRRRYVLFCLALAVLERSDTQIALGRLAEQVVLEAAEPRLVATGIAFTLDNREERSDLVAVVRLLLGYGALTRVAGDEDAYLKSAGDVLYDVERRVLAGLLTGRVGPSMVDAAPFEERLAALAADPALDGMDSDDLRNRKLRHALTRRLLDEPVVYRDSLTEAETAYLSSQRGAITRRITELTGLVAEVRAEGIAMVDPDDDLTDVRMPEQGTHGHVTLLLAEYLAGTEGEVPVARLEAHVRELTAEHARHWSKTAREPGAETDLVARALVKLEALSLVRTGVDAATGGRTAERLPALARYAVGEAIVREPGERAPKTSRRTPRRKART; this is encoded by the coding sequence ATGACTCTGAGGGACCACACCCGTGAGCAACGCGACGCCGAGATCCGCCGGGCCGCGCGCGCCCTCCTGCGCGAGCCGCTGCTGCGCAATCAGGGTCGGACCGTCGACGACTTCCGACTGGTCCGGCAGCAGGCACCGGAGCTGCGTGAGTGGTTCGACCGCAACACCGGCTGGTCGCTGCACGTCGACGCCGAGACCGCGCGGCTGCGCAAGCTCCCCGGCGATTCGGCCGACCCCACCCACCCCGCCCGAGAGACGACCGGCGCCCGGCTGCCCTTCACCCGCCGCCGCTACGTGCTGTTCTGCCTGGCTCTGGCGGTGCTGGAGCGCTCCGACACCCAGATCGCGCTGGGCCGGCTCGCCGAGCAGGTGGTGCTGGAGGCCGCGGAGCCGCGGCTGGTCGCCACCGGGATCGCCTTCACCCTGGACAACCGCGAAGAGCGCAGCGACCTGGTCGCGGTGGTGCGGCTGCTGCTGGGGTACGGCGCCCTCACCCGGGTCGCCGGCGACGAGGACGCCTATCTCAAGTCCGCCGGAGACGTCCTCTACGACGTGGAGCGGCGGGTGCTCGCGGGCCTGCTCACCGGGCGGGTCGGCCCGTCGATGGTCGACGCGGCCCCTTTCGAGGAGCGCCTGGCCGCCCTGGCGGCCGACCCCGCGCTTGACGGCATGGACAGCGACGACCTGCGCAACCGCAAGCTGCGGCACGCCCTCACCCGCCGGCTGCTCGACGAGCCCGTGGTCTACCGCGACTCCCTCACCGAGGCCGAGACCGCCTATCTCAGCAGCCAGCGCGGCGCCATCACCCGCCGCATCACCGAACTGACCGGCCTGGTCGCGGAGGTACGCGCTGAGGGGATCGCGATGGTTGACCCCGACGACGACCTGACCGATGTGCGCATGCCCGAGCAGGGCACGCACGGCCACGTCACCCTGCTCCTCGCCGAGTACCTGGCCGGCACCGAGGGAGAAGTCCCTGTGGCGCGCCTGGAGGCGCACGTCCGCGAACTCACCGCGGAGCACGCGCGGCACTGGTCCAAGACCGCCCGCGAACCCGGCGCCGAGACCGACCTGGTCGCACGCGCCCTGGTCAAGTTGGAAGCGCTGTCCCTGGTACGGACCGGCGTGGACGCCGCGACGGGCGGTCGGACCGCGGAACGGCTCCCCGCGCTGGCCCGCTACGCCGTGGGTGAGGCGATCGTGCGCGAGCCCGGCGAACGGGCACCGAAAACAAGCAGGCGCACGCCCCGGAGGAAGGCGAGGACATGA